A region of Pyxidicoccus parkwaysis DNA encodes the following proteins:
- a CDS encoding flavodoxin family protein, producing MSTTARNVLFLLSSAREGGNAEQLARQAAQSLPDGTVTEWLRLEEHLRQPFKDLRHAPGGYPKPGPELYALAERTLAADELVIVSPVYWYNLSSTAQHYLEHWSWWLRMTELRFRERMRGKVLSLVTSHSSDEDDSVAEPATLSLKLSADYMGMHWRGALIGHANMPGQVLSDTRALDAARDFLVRPVSVEPRAA from the coding sequence ATGAGCACGACTGCCCGCAACGTCCTCTTCCTCCTGTCCAGCGCTCGCGAGGGCGGCAACGCCGAGCAGCTCGCGCGACAGGCCGCGCAGTCGCTTCCTGACGGCACGGTGACGGAGTGGCTGCGATTGGAGGAGCACCTGCGCCAGCCCTTCAAGGACTTGCGCCACGCACCGGGCGGCTACCCGAAGCCGGGGCCGGAATTGTATGCGCTCGCCGAGCGCACGCTGGCGGCGGACGAGCTGGTCATCGTGTCACCGGTGTACTGGTACAACCTGTCCTCCACGGCGCAGCACTACCTGGAGCACTGGTCCTGGTGGCTGCGCATGACGGAGCTGCGCTTCCGCGAGCGGATGCGCGGCAAGGTGCTGTCGCTCGTCACCTCGCACTCGTCCGACGAGGACGACTCCGTCGCGGAGCCGGCGACGCTGAGCTTGAAGCTGTCCGCGGACTACATGGGCATGCACTGGCGCGGGGCGCTCATCGGCCATGCCAACATGCCGGGGCAGGTGCTGAGCGACACGCGCGCGCTCGACGCGGCCCGGGACTTCCTGGTGCGGCCCGTCTCCGTGGAGCCGCGCGCCGCCTGA